From the genome of Pelobacter propionicus DSM 2379, one region includes:
- a CDS encoding DUF1847 domain-containing protein produces MNCANCRDYACYTEGRNCAGLSDDQSLGLYDDGDRRIMEVAGSVEARHYMKMCRLEESAECARQLGAQTIGLAFCIGLAEEARLISAYFEKSFTVHSVCCKVCGTGKDKLGLEQIKPGTREAMCNPKAQAAMLADAGTELNFTIGLCVGHDMLFNAASTVPVSCLVVKDRLLSHNPLGAVYSRYWRRRLGINPTGQV; encoded by the coding sequence ATGAACTGTGCGAATTGCAGGGACTACGCCTGTTACACCGAGGGGCGCAACTGTGCGGGGCTTTCGGATGATCAGTCGCTTGGTCTTTATGACGATGGTGATCGGCGGATCATGGAAGTTGCCGGCTCGGTGGAGGCCAGGCACTACATGAAAATGTGCCGTCTGGAGGAGAGCGCAGAATGTGCCAGGCAGTTGGGGGCACAAACCATCGGCCTGGCGTTCTGCATCGGGCTGGCAGAGGAGGCCAGGCTGATCTCGGCGTACTTTGAGAAGTCCTTCACGGTGCATTCCGTCTGCTGCAAGGTGTGCGGCACTGGAAAGGACAAGCTCGGTCTGGAGCAGATCAAGCCGGGAACGCGGGAAGCCATGTGCAATCCCAAGGCCCAGGCCGCCATGCTGGCCGATGCGGGTACGGAGCTTAACTTCACCATCGGCCTCTGCGTGGGGCACGACATGCTGTTCAACGCCGCCTCCACTGTCCCGGTGTCCTGCCTGGTGGTGAAGGACCGCCTGCTCTCCCACAACCCGCTGGGCGCGGTCTACTCGCGCTACTGGCGCAGACGGCTGGGGATCAACCCGACGGGGCAGGTGTAG
- a CDS encoding nucleotide sugar dehydrogenase → MTKNATSDAPKTTVEYSVSPAGEKFAIPRKEEYAEEFQRVEKLVVKARAEGKEIVVVMGVGFVGAVMAAIIADTKSKGGHPSKFVIGCQRPSTRSFWKIPLINRGEPPVKAEDPEVEEIIKRCVLEKKTLVATYSCDCIKLADCVVVDVQCDYSKKSLGNMRAGEADMAALETTMRTIGMRIQPSCLVLIETTVAPGTTEFVAWPILKKAFAARGIDSVPLLAHSFERVMPGRHYVSSIRDFWRVCSGCNAEAKKRVVKFLKEVLNTKEYPLTVMDRPIESETTKIVENSYRATILAYLNEWSLFAERNGVDLTKVIDAIKMRPTHSNMIFPGPGIGGYCLPKDGGLGYWSYRHILGFEDGESIFKITPLAIDINDTRALHVAQLTRDALRNMGRYIAGADVLICGASYRQDVGDTRYSGSEMVVRKLTEMGAEMRVHDPYVDHWHELENQDDYPAPGQSWKRFFRNQDGLQNIRVQSDLAEALKGVEAVVFAVPHSPYLKLEPEEIIDWTGKPLAVIDCFGILSDKTIRRYFELGCEVKALGRGHIQRIKEEVRKGRRD, encoded by the coding sequence ATGACAAAAAATGCGACTTCCGACGCACCAAAAACAACAGTAGAGTATTCAGTCAGCCCGGCAGGAGAAAAATTCGCCATACCACGCAAGGAGGAATATGCAGAGGAGTTCCAACGCGTCGAAAAACTCGTTGTCAAGGCGCGGGCGGAAGGCAAGGAAATCGTGGTGGTAATGGGGGTGGGATTCGTGGGCGCGGTCATGGCCGCCATTATTGCCGACACCAAAAGCAAGGGGGGGCACCCGTCCAAATTCGTCATCGGGTGCCAGAGGCCCAGTACCCGAAGCTTCTGGAAAATCCCGCTGATCAACCGGGGCGAACCTCCCGTCAAGGCGGAAGACCCCGAAGTCGAGGAGATCATCAAGCGCTGCGTACTGGAGAAGAAGACCCTTGTCGCCACCTACTCCTGCGACTGCATCAAGCTGGCGGATTGCGTCGTGGTAGACGTCCAGTGCGATTACAGCAAGAAAAGCCTCGGCAACATGCGTGCCGGAGAAGCGGACATGGCTGCCCTGGAAACGACCATGCGCACCATCGGCATGCGCATCCAACCCTCCTGCCTGGTGCTGATCGAGACGACGGTTGCGCCGGGCACTACCGAGTTCGTTGCCTGGCCGATCCTCAAGAAGGCGTTTGCCGCGCGCGGCATCGATTCCGTACCACTCCTCGCCCACAGTTTCGAAAGGGTCATGCCCGGCAGGCACTATGTCTCAAGTATCCGTGACTTCTGGCGGGTCTGCTCCGGCTGCAACGCCGAAGCGAAAAAGAGGGTGGTGAAGTTTCTCAAGGAGGTGCTGAATACCAAGGAGTATCCGCTGACGGTCATGGACCGGCCCATCGAGTCGGAAACGACCAAGATTGTCGAAAACTCCTACCGGGCGACGATCCTGGCCTACTTGAACGAATGGAGCCTGTTCGCCGAAAGAAACGGGGTGGATCTGACAAAAGTGATCGACGCCATCAAGATGCGCCCCACCCACAGCAACATGATATTCCCCGGCCCCGGGATCGGCGGCTATTGCCTGCCCAAGGACGGAGGCCTCGGCTACTGGTCCTACCGTCACATCTTGGGCTTCGAGGATGGGGAGAGCATTTTCAAGATCACTCCCCTGGCAATCGATATCAACGACACACGGGCGCTGCATGTGGCGCAACTCACCCGGGATGCGCTGCGCAACATGGGACGGTACATTGCCGGCGCGGACGTCCTGATATGCGGGGCAAGTTACCGCCAGGACGTGGGCGACACCCGGTACAGCGGCAGCGAAATGGTTGTCCGCAAACTGACCGAGATGGGCGCGGAGATGCGCGTGCACGACCCCTACGTGGACCACTGGCATGAACTGGAGAACCAGGACGACTATCCCGCACCCGGGCAATCCTGGAAGCGCTTCTTCCGCAACCAGGACGGTTTGCAGAACATACGGGTCCAAAGCGACCTTGCCGAAGCGCTCAAGGGTGTCGAAGCGGTTGTCTTCGCCGTTCCCCATTCCCCGTACCTGAAGCTGGAGCCGGAAGAGATAATCGACTGGACCGGCAAGCCGCTGGCGGTGATCGACTGTTTCGGAATACTCTCCGACAAGACTATCCGCCGTTATTTCGAGCTGGGCTGCGAGGTTAAGGCCCTGGGCCGCGGGCATATCCAGCGCATCAAGGAAGAGGTACGCAAGGGAAGACGCGATTAA
- a CDS encoding LysE family translocator — protein sequence MISVQFLLTSLVVVLIPGTGVIYTVSTGITRGRRAALYASLGCTAGIVPHLLATILGLTALMHTSALAFQTLRYAGVAYLLYIAWATWKDRSAFALDDAPRQNSALSLVFRGVLLNILNPKLTIFFLAFLPQFVTPVASPLPQLLLLSGVFMAMTFAVFVVYGLLAHQFRGVVIESARVQAWLRRSFAAAFAGLGLHLAFSER from the coding sequence ATGATCAGCGTGCAGTTTCTGCTCACCTCCCTCGTCGTGGTACTCATCCCGGGTACCGGCGTCATCTACACCGTTTCCACCGGCATCACCCGGGGACGAAGAGCCGCTCTGTACGCCTCCCTCGGCTGCACCGCCGGGATCGTCCCCCACCTGCTGGCAACCATCCTCGGCCTGACAGCCCTCATGCATACCAGCGCCCTGGCCTTCCAGACCCTCAGGTACGCCGGGGTCGCCTATCTCTTGTACATCGCCTGGGCCACCTGGAAGGACCGGTCGGCATTCGCCCTGGACGACGCCCCGCGACAAAACTCCGCCCTATCCCTGGTGTTCAGGGGAGTGCTGCTGAACATCCTCAACCCCAAGCTGACGATCTTCTTCCTCGCCTTCCTCCCCCAGTTCGTCACCCCCGTCGCCAGCCCCCTGCCCCAGCTGCTGCTCCTGAGCGGCGTGTTCATGGCCATGACCTTCGCGGTGTTCGTGGTCTATGGGCTCCTCGCCCATCAGTTCCGCGGGGTGGTGATCGAGTCGGCACGGGTCCAGGCCTGGCTGCGCCGGAGCTTTGCCGCCGCCTTCGCCGGCCTGGGACTCCACCTGGCTTTTTCCGAGAGATAA
- a CDS encoding transglutaminase-like domain-containing protein has product MNRYLETSTYIDFDDPGVAGKAAELARSAGNEEELVRSCFLFVRDEIRHSWDFQLNPVTCKASHVLRHATGYCYAKSHLLAALLRANGIPTGLCYQRLSVNDGGPPYCLHGLNAVFLHNHGWYRIDARGNRPGICAEFHPPREALAFSIREREERDLPEIWPEPLPEVIGVLERYRDVALVFHNLPDIPLLG; this is encoded by the coding sequence ATGAACAGATACCTGGAAACAAGCACCTACATCGACTTCGACGACCCCGGGGTGGCCGGGAAGGCAGCTGAACTGGCACGCAGCGCCGGGAACGAGGAAGAACTGGTCCGGAGCTGCTTCCTGTTCGTCCGGGACGAGATCCGGCACAGCTGGGACTTCCAGCTGAATCCGGTGACCTGCAAGGCCTCGCACGTGCTGCGCCACGCCACCGGGTACTGCTACGCCAAGAGCCACCTGCTGGCAGCATTGCTGAGGGCAAACGGCATTCCCACCGGGCTCTGCTACCAGCGACTCTCCGTGAACGATGGCGGCCCGCCCTACTGCCTGCATGGGCTGAACGCGGTGTTCCTGCATAACCACGGCTGGTACCGCATCGATGCACGGGGGAACAGACCGGGGATATGCGCCGAATTTCACCCACCCCGGGAAGCGCTGGCGTTTTCCATACGGGAGCGAGAGGAACGGGACCTGCCGGAGATCTGGCCGGAGCCGCTGCCCGAGGTCATAGGCGTGCTGGAAAGATACCGGGACGTAGCTCTCGTCTTCCATAACCTGCCCGACATCCCCCTGCTGGGGTAA
- a CDS encoding winged helix-turn-helix transcriptional regulator, translating into MSIPSPGKKVRGSLSGSPINALFDLLGRRWALGVLWNLEEGPCTFRTLQERCGDISPSILNSRIKDLREADLVEKSLDGYVLTPRGKELRAIILPLGKWSAVWSKEIFDYIRPCMLEKLEHIDPSDSVG; encoded by the coding sequence ATGTCCATTCCAAGTCCCGGAAAAAAAGTACGCGGTTCTCTTTCCGGTTCGCCGATCAACGCCCTGTTCGACCTTTTGGGCCGCCGCTGGGCACTCGGCGTTCTGTGGAACCTGGAAGAAGGTCCATGCACTTTCCGCACTTTACAGGAACGTTGCGGCGACATTTCCCCCTCCATCCTCAATAGCCGCATCAAGGATTTGCGTGAAGCCGATCTGGTGGAAAAATCCCTTGATGGCTACGTGCTGACTCCGCGAGGCAAGGAACTGCGCGCCATCATTTTGCCGTTAGGAAAATGGTCTGCGGTATGGTCAAAAGAGATCTTTGACTACATTAGGCCATGTATGCTCGAAAAGTTGGAACACATCGATCCCTCGGATTCGGTCGGATAG
- the dmpI gene encoding 4-oxalocrotonate tautomerase DmpI gives MPVITIDMHSTDTETKKALIKNVTKTAAETTNIPAEKFTILINELDSVNIGVGGLTLAEIKAAQAR, from the coding sequence ATGCCAGTTATCACCATTGATATGCACAGCACGGATACGGAAACCAAAAAGGCGTTAATCAAAAACGTGACAAAGACCGCCGCGGAGACCACGAATATTCCCGCTGAAAAGTTCACTATTTTAATTAATGAACTCGACAGCGTCAACATCGGGGTTGGAGGTCTGACTCTCGCCGAAATCAAGGCCGCGCAAGCTCGTTAA
- a CDS encoding YceK/YidQ family lipoprotein, with amino-acid sequence MRWVFTVIAAMLLTSGCATLTETFEERFHCGSTRVYCGTRVDAVMISMATDKSAGVLRAFWPLAIMDLPLSLVADTLLLPYTAYLDSKAGESRPVGQRHAEETSKNTP; translated from the coding sequence ATGCGCTGGGTATTCACCGTTATTGCAGCGATGTTACTGACCTCTGGCTGCGCCACACTCACCGAAACCTTTGAGGAAAGATTCCACTGCGGCAGCACCCGCGTGTATTGCGGTACACGCGTGGATGCGGTAATGATCTCCATGGCCACGGACAAATCCGCCGGTGTACTCCGTGCCTTCTGGCCACTCGCGATTATGGATCTTCCCTTGAGCCTGGTTGCCGACACGCTTCTCCTGCCCTATACGGCATATCTGGATTCAAAGGCCGGGGAATCGAGACCTGTCGGGCAGCGACATGCCGAAGAGACTTCTAAAAATACGCCTTGA
- the ettA gene encoding energy-dependent translational throttle protein EttA yields the protein MAIEPNKVIYSMMRVSKFYDKKPVIKDISLSYFYGAKIGVLGLNGSGKSSLLKIMAGVDKEFNGQAVLSPGYTVGYLEQEPLLDEDKSVRQVVEEGVQETVDLLAEFNAITDKFSEPDADFEKLCERQAELQEKLDHLDAWDLDSRLEMAMDALRCPPGDTQVKVLSGGEKRRVALCRLLLKKPDILLLDEPTNHLDAETVAWLEHHLHSYPGTVIAVTHDRYFLDNVAGWILELDRGEGIPWKGNYSSWLEQKQNRLAQEEKNASERQKTLQRELEWIRMSPKGRHAKGKARISSYEQLLTQESEKQAKDLEIYIPPGPRLGGVVVEFNGVSKGYGDRLLYENLTFNLPPGGIVGVIGANGAGKTTLFRLITSQEQCDSGSIRIGETVKLGYMDQSRDALKPDQTIWEAISGGDEQIQLGKISVNSRGYVSRFNFSGSDQQKKLGMLSGGERNRVHMARMLKEGANLLLLDEPTNDLDVNTMRALEEALENFAGCAVVISHDRWFLDRIATHILAFEGDSSVVFFDGNYSEYEEDRKRRLGAAADQPHRIKYRQLTRA from the coding sequence GTGGCAATCGAACCAAATAAAGTTATCTATTCCATGATGCGGGTCAGCAAGTTCTATGACAAGAAACCGGTCATCAAGGATATATCGCTCTCCTACTTTTACGGCGCGAAGATCGGCGTCCTGGGGCTGAACGGGTCGGGCAAGAGTTCTCTGCTTAAGATCATGGCCGGCGTGGACAAGGAGTTCAACGGCCAGGCCGTTCTCTCCCCCGGCTACACGGTGGGCTATCTGGAGCAGGAACCGCTTCTGGACGAGGACAAAAGCGTGCGCCAGGTGGTCGAGGAAGGTGTACAGGAAACGGTGGATCTGCTGGCGGAATTCAACGCTATCACCGACAAGTTTTCCGAACCTGACGCCGACTTTGAAAAGCTGTGCGAGCGCCAGGCCGAGCTACAGGAGAAGCTGGACCACCTGGACGCCTGGGACCTGGACAGCCGCCTGGAGATGGCCATGGACGCCCTGCGCTGCCCGCCGGGCGACACGCAGGTCAAGGTGCTCTCCGGCGGGGAAAAGCGCCGCGTGGCACTCTGCCGCCTGCTGCTGAAGAAACCGGACATCCTGCTTTTGGACGAACCGACCAACCACCTGGACGCCGAAACCGTGGCCTGGCTGGAGCACCACCTGCACAGCTACCCCGGCACGGTCATCGCCGTCACCCATGACCGCTACTTCCTGGACAACGTTGCCGGCTGGATTCTGGAACTGGACCGGGGCGAGGGGATTCCCTGGAAAGGAAATTACTCATCCTGGCTGGAGCAGAAGCAGAACCGACTGGCCCAGGAGGAAAAAAATGCCAGCGAGCGCCAGAAGACCCTGCAGCGGGAGCTGGAGTGGATCAGGATGTCTCCCAAGGGGCGCCACGCCAAGGGCAAGGCGCGTATCAGCTCCTACGAGCAGCTGCTCACCCAGGAGAGCGAGAAGCAGGCCAAGGATCTGGAGATCTACATCCCGCCCGGACCGCGCCTGGGTGGAGTGGTCGTGGAGTTCAACGGCGTTTCCAAGGGGTATGGCGATCGCCTGCTGTACGAGAACCTGACCTTCAACCTGCCGCCGGGCGGCATCGTCGGCGTCATCGGCGCCAACGGCGCCGGCAAGACCACCCTCTTCCGCCTGATCACCAGCCAGGAACAGTGCGATTCCGGCAGCATCCGCATCGGCGAGACGGTCAAGCTGGGCTACATGGACCAGTCCAGGGACGCGCTCAAGCCGGACCAGACCATCTGGGAAGCCATCTCCGGCGGCGACGAGCAGATCCAGCTGGGCAAGATTTCGGTTAACTCCCGTGGCTACGTTTCGCGCTTCAACTTCTCCGGGTCGGATCAGCAGAAGAAACTGGGCATGCTCTCCGGAGGCGAGCGGAACCGGGTGCACATGGCCCGCATGCTGAAAGAGGGGGCCAACCTTCTCCTCCTGGACGAGCCGACCAACGACCTGGACGTGAACACCATGCGCGCCCTGGAGGAGGCGCTGGAGAACTTCGCCGGCTGCGCCGTGGTCATCAGCCACGACCGCTGGTTCCTGGACCGCATCGCCACCCACATCCTGGCCTTTGAGGGGGATTCCAGCGTGGTCTTCTTCGACGGCAACTACTCGGAGTACGAGGAGGACAGGAAGAGAAGGCTTGGCGCGGCAGCCGACCAGCCGCACCGCATCAAGTACCGCCAGTTGACCAGGGCCTGA
- a CDS encoding ferritin-like domain-containing protein, which yields MGIDVQEAIRRSIYTERNAMYFYLLGAEKIQDEAARALFLLLASEEREHAAHFYSIYRGDDIPSLDQFLDTVPENASLWLSSLTELIESDFCEQRAMELALERERSLEESLLQIASTIDDPEARDVYESNAQETNNHYLLIESEYARIMGMVHECDMDTYVRE from the coding sequence ATGGGGATTGATGTTCAGGAGGCTATCAGACGCTCCATCTATACGGAACGAAATGCCATGTACTTTTATCTGCTGGGGGCGGAGAAGATACAGGACGAGGCAGCCCGTGCCCTGTTTCTGCTCCTGGCCAGCGAAGAGCGCGAGCATGCGGCGCACTTTTACAGCATCTACCGGGGAGATGACATTCCCTCTCTGGACCAGTTTCTGGATACCGTCCCCGAGAACGCTTCCCTCTGGCTCTCGTCTCTCACCGAACTGATCGAGAGCGATTTCTGCGAGCAGCGGGCCATGGAACTGGCCCTGGAGCGGGAGAGGAGCCTGGAGGAGTCGCTGCTGCAGATCGCTTCCACGATCGACGACCCCGAGGCGCGGGATGTCTACGAGAGCAACGCCCAGGAGACCAACAACCACTACCTGCTGATCGAGTCGGAGTATGCCCGCATCATGGGAATGGTTCACGAGTGCGACATGGACACCTACGTGAGGGAGTAG
- a CDS encoding GspE/PulE family protein, protein MSETRELTVENIAHLLKQRGLLSAAQVKDLLAREKAQQTRLVSLHHPGALRRGHPVAELVSPAELIASFNLEICDAPGSWLTEDVITEVVADKLGIPYLKIDPLKLNLDVVTAHIPRPFALKHLIVTVAEEPGAITVAVANPFNLHLVDELAAARRLAIRRVLSSKSDILKILREFYGFRASVVAAEAEAANGVDLGNLEQFVRLKGQGEIESNDKHVVAAVEFLLQYAFDQRASDIHIEPKREKSLVRFRLDGVMHNIHSIPKQLHAPMVSRIKLLSRMDLAEKRRPQDGRIKTSVNAKEMELRVSTVPVAFGEKVVIRIFDPDILLQDLDSMGFNPRELTLYNSFINRPNGIILVTGPTGSGKTTTLYSTLRKLSSPEVNIVTVEDPIEMVMEEFNQIGVQHAIGVGFDTILRNILRQDPDVIMIGEIRDRETAENAVQAALTGHLVLSTLHTNDSVSSIIRLLDLGVPSFLISATVIGIIAQRLVRRICPRCRSERELTSAEQEYLRLGKKGLTVWEGKGCKECRGTGYKGRTGLFEVLDMSDRIKGLISADVELADLLAAAGEDGLITLRQVAVRKMLEGITTYEEVIAMTG, encoded by the coding sequence ATGTCCGAAACCAGAGAACTCACCGTAGAAAACATCGCCCACCTCTTGAAGCAGCGCGGCCTCCTCTCGGCCGCGCAGGTGAAGGACCTCCTGGCGCGGGAAAAAGCCCAGCAAACGCGACTGGTTTCCTTGCACCACCCTGGCGCCCTGCGCCGCGGCCATCCCGTGGCGGAGCTGGTTTCTCCCGCCGAGCTGATCGCCTCGTTCAATCTGGAAATCTGCGACGCCCCTGGCTCCTGGCTGACCGAGGATGTCATCACCGAGGTGGTGGCCGACAAGCTGGGCATCCCCTACCTGAAGATCGACCCGCTCAAACTCAACCTGGACGTCGTAACCGCCCACATCCCGCGTCCCTTCGCCCTCAAACACCTGATCGTTACCGTTGCCGAGGAACCGGGGGCCATCACGGTCGCCGTGGCCAACCCTTTCAACCTGCATCTGGTGGATGAACTGGCTGCCGCGCGGAGATTGGCGATCCGGCGGGTGCTCAGTTCCAAGAGCGATATCCTCAAGATCCTGCGGGAGTTTTACGGTTTTCGCGCCTCGGTGGTGGCTGCCGAGGCCGAGGCGGCAAACGGTGTTGACCTGGGCAACCTGGAGCAGTTTGTCAGGCTTAAGGGGCAGGGGGAGATCGAGAGTAACGACAAACATGTGGTGGCAGCGGTGGAATTCCTGCTGCAGTACGCCTTTGACCAGCGTGCCAGCGATATCCATATCGAGCCCAAGCGCGAGAAGTCGTTGGTGCGCTTCCGGCTGGACGGGGTCATGCATAACATCCACAGCATTCCCAAGCAGCTGCACGCCCCGATGGTGTCGCGCATCAAGCTTCTCTCCCGCATGGACCTGGCCGAGAAGCGCCGTCCCCAGGATGGCCGCATCAAGACCAGCGTCAACGCCAAGGAGATGGAACTGCGCGTCTCCACCGTACCGGTGGCCTTTGGGGAAAAGGTGGTCATAAGGATCTTCGATCCGGATATCCTGCTGCAGGACCTGGACAGCATGGGCTTTAATCCCCGTGAGCTGACGCTGTACAACTCCTTCATCAACCGCCCCAACGGCATTATTCTGGTAACCGGCCCCACCGGCAGCGGCAAGACCACCACGCTCTACTCCACCCTGAGGAAGCTCTCCTCGCCCGAGGTCAATATCGTTACGGTAGAGGACCCGATCGAGATGGTAATGGAGGAGTTCAACCAGATCGGCGTTCAGCATGCCATCGGCGTGGGGTTCGATACCATCCTGCGCAACATCCTGCGCCAGGACCCGGACGTGATCATGATCGGCGAAATCCGCGACCGGGAGACCGCTGAAAACGCCGTGCAGGCCGCTTTGACCGGGCACCTGGTGCTCTCGACCCTGCACACCAACGATTCGGTCTCGTCCATCATCCGCCTGCTGGACTTGGGGGTGCCGTCGTTTCTGATCTCGGCCACGGTAATCGGCATCATCGCCCAGCGCCTGGTGCGCAGGATCTGCCCTCGTTGCAGGAGCGAGCGGGAACTGACTTCTGCCGAACAGGAGTACCTGCGGCTGGGCAAGAAGGGGCTTACGGTCTGGGAGGGCAAGGGGTGTAAGGAGTGCCGCGGTACCGGGTACAAGGGGCGCACCGGACTGTTCGAGGTGCTGGATATGAGCGACCGTATCAAGGGACTGATCAGCGCCGACGTGGAACTGGCCGACCTGCTGGCTGCGGCTGGCGAGGATGGCCTGATAACCCTGCGCCAGGTGGCGGTGCGCAAGATGCTGGAAGGGATCACGACCTATGAGGAAGTCATCGCCATGACAGGTTAA
- a CDS encoding acyl-CoA thioesterase → MTDDNKLNGDTALSPHDTRYLFILPFSTDPVVARRFLARDSSIVGNIRFGKILETLDKVAENTAMAYVQRFYPEARVVTAAVDNIVLRNPADTKRDLVFSSQINHVGRSSMEVGIRVERLGEGSSHLASCYFTMVARSADSGEARSLSLPPLQYPQELDKKRYQKAELRRQAYRDGLAQAEEMPSLDEYLFLKKLHKEQEEEGFSGIRAGQLVLESTCRAYPEQENVPKTIFGGYLIRKAYELAALAAEMVAPNRAVPCQVNRINFNQPVLLGDQLKFTARVVYTGRTTVTVQSDIERFNRNAGDKSLSNSCLFTFRNVDSDMQPQPVPFIYPVTYAEDARLLSAYRQRLD, encoded by the coding sequence ATGACCGATGACAACAAGCTGAATGGCGACACCGCGCTCAGCCCCCATGACACCCGGTACCTGTTCATCCTGCCGTTTTCCACGGACCCGGTTGTCGCCAGGCGCTTCCTGGCACGGGACAGCAGCATAGTCGGCAACATACGCTTCGGCAAAATCCTGGAGACACTGGACAAGGTGGCAGAGAATACGGCCATGGCCTATGTGCAGAGATTCTACCCCGAGGCGCGGGTGGTTACCGCGGCGGTGGACAACATCGTCCTCAGAAACCCCGCCGACACCAAGCGCGACCTGGTCTTCTCGTCCCAGATAAACCACGTGGGCAGGTCATCCATGGAGGTGGGCATACGGGTCGAGCGCTTGGGAGAGGGGTCGAGCCACCTGGCCAGCTGCTATTTCACCATGGTGGCCCGCTCCGCAGACAGCGGCGAGGCCAGAAGCCTCTCCCTCCCTCCGCTCCAGTACCCGCAGGAGCTTGACAAGAAGCGCTACCAGAAGGCGGAACTGCGTCGTCAGGCGTATCGCGACGGGCTGGCCCAGGCCGAGGAGATGCCCTCCTTGGACGAGTACTTGTTTCTCAAGAAACTGCACAAGGAGCAGGAGGAGGAGGGGTTCAGCGGCATACGCGCCGGCCAGCTGGTGCTGGAGTCCACCTGCCGGGCCTATCCCGAACAGGAGAACGTCCCCAAGACCATCTTCGGTGGCTATCTGATCAGGAAGGCCTACGAACTGGCAGCCCTGGCGGCCGAGATGGTCGCCCCCAACAGGGCGGTGCCGTGCCAGGTAAACCGCATCAACTTCAACCAGCCGGTACTGCTTGGGGACCAGCTGAAATTCACCGCCAGGGTGGTTTACACCGGCAGAACGACCGTTACGGTACAGTCCGATATCGAGCGTTTCAACCGCAACGCCGGCGACAAGTCGCTCTCCAACTCCTGCCTGTTCACCTTCCGCAACGTGGACAGCGATATGCAGCCGCAGCCGGTGCCGTTCATCTATCCGGTCACCTATGCGGAGGATGCGAGACTTCTCAGCGCCTACCGCCAGAGGCTGGACTAG